A stretch of Pseudomonadota bacterium DNA encodes these proteins:
- a CDS encoding sugar transferase, whose protein sequence is MQMRLRFDLDYIRSWSPYFDLKIILITIFIVALGKNAY, encoded by the coding sequence AAATGCAAATGCGACTACGATTTGATCTTGACTATATCCGATCGTGGTCACCGTATTTCGATCTGAAAATTATCCTTATTACGATATTTATAGTCGCCCTCGGAAAGAACGCCTATTAA